GATCCCCAATTACTTGAACAAGTTGGGCATATTTGGTATCAAAAGCAGAAATGCCATGTCTGGTGTTGACACGGCAGGAATTGAATTATATTTATTTGTGCTGAATAAATATATGCGTTAAATTGCGGTTTGCTTGCGTTTGCGGAGTGAGGTAACGCCAAAAGCACCCAAGCCTAAGATACCGATGAGGGAAGCGGGTTCAGGAACAGTAGTAGGTTTAATTTCAGCCTTAAGTTTCTGGTCAATGGCTTCACCAAAGGTTTGGAAGTTAGTAGCTGTCTTGAGGAAGGCTGGGCTACCATCAGCATTAATCCCGCCCACAATGTTATTTTGATAGAAGTTCGCCAGTCCAGACTCACCACCAATGATTATACCGTTAATGGCATCAACACCAGCCGCTAGAGCAGCATTTCGGGCAGCAAGTGTGTTAGCACCAGCGTTTTGAGCGCCGTCACCAGCCACGTCGATGACTTGACGAGTTCCATCAAAGGCATTATTGAAGAACTTGGGTGTGGCGAAATTAATTGCCGAACCAGGCGCGGTTAAACCACTGAAAGGACGCGCTGCTGTATTGATCAGGTTAGCAAAGTTCTGTGAAGCTGCTACGCTATCAATCAAAGTCCAACCTATAGTTTCTTGTTGCTCACTTGCACCGGACCAGTAGATATAGTTAACTGCAATCTTGCCGTATTGTCCCTTAGAAATGAAGTTGTTGAAAAGGTCAGGATTTGCGAAAGCATTTACATAGCCCTGTTTTAGCAGGTTAAATTCGGAGAGAACTACGCTTCCAGATACGTCAGTCAGGAGGGAAAGTTCCAAATCTACAAGAGTTTGGGCAGCAGAAGCAGATGTGGAAATAGCTACAACTGACAAACCACAAGTTACTGCTACAAGTGTTCCACGGAACAGGTTAGAAATTTTCATGTTGGCGCTCATTTTCAGATTTAAATGGTAGAGGTTGGTTACAGTAATTCTTATTGATACCTGATATACCCAGAACAAAATTCCTTAGTGTATGTAAGGTTGCTAGTTAAGCATTAATAAGTTGCAGGTAGTACCACATAAGAAATTAATTGTTCTAGTAAGTTTGATGAGGCTTTTTGTCACCTTTCTTCGTATCCGCATAATAATATACCTTTGTAATGCCTGTAAACCCGTTTTCAGCTACTTCATAGAAATTTCACTATTAGAAAAAGCTACTAAATATTGGGAGTAACCGTTAAAACACTTACGTAGTAGAGTGTACAGCCTACTATCTACCGACAGATTAAAAGAGTTTGATATTTAAAGAAATGATGAAGCTAATGTAAATATAATATTATTTTAAGGAGAGTCCATTGAAAAGCTGTTGATTTTGGTGGTTTTCTACTCCAAATCCTCTCCAGCACCTAAAATAGAAAGTAAGTATTAACTTTGCTCCCAGTCGCTTCATCCCTTTACCGTATAATCATTTATGAATTTCTCGTCAGCACGACAGCATTTTTACCAAGAAATTCAACAACCTGACGAGTCCATCAACTTGGCCAGGGCGGCTTTATATATTGCCCAGGAAGAATATCCCGACCTTGAGCCGGAAGAATACTTAAATTCACTGGATACAATGGCAACGGAGTTAGAGGAACGCTTGCCATCTTCCCGCTATCCTTTGCGGATAATTCAAAATATTAATCAGTATTTATACGATGAATTGGGTTTTACAGGTAATAAAATAGATTATTATGATCCGCGTAACAGCTTTTTTAATGATGTGATTGAACGCAGAACAGGTATTCCTATTACTTTAGGGTTAGTTTATATTGAGGTAGCAAAACGCCTTAATTTTCCGATGGTGGGAATAGGAATGCCCGGACATTTCCTCATCCGTCCCGATGTTGCAGATATAGAGATTTTTGTGGATGCTTTCAATGGTGGTGAGGTGATGTTTCCTCAAGACTGCCAGGAACGATTATCACAAATTTATCAGCAAGCGGTAATTTTGAAACCAGAATTTTTAGCAGTAGTGAGTAAGCGGCATTTTTTAGCGCGGATGCTGACTAATTTGAAATATATTTACCTAAAACAGCAGGATTTAGAAAAAACTCTAGCTGTAGTAGAACGAATTTTGCTGTTGTTTCCTGGTGTCAGTTTAGAACTGAGAGACAGAGGTTTGCTTTATTATCAACTTGGTTACTTTACCCAAGCTGTAGAGGATTTACAAAGTTATCTGACTAAGGTTCCCGACGCTGAAGACGCTGACGTGATTCGGCAATTACTGAGTAAATTAGGTAAAAAATAATTTATAATTTATAATTTATAATTAAGTAGGTCAACATAATTAAACATAAAACTCTCACTCAGGAGATACATCCAGACTTGTTTAAGAAGTCAGGGATCTGGGTATTACCTTTTTTAAGTCGAAGCGACTTCCCTCCAGTATTTACCAATGCCCAGAGGTTTTCTGTATAGTAGTATTATTATACTATTTTTAATTTAAGTAAATTTACGCTTGTTATATTTTCTCTATCAAAAGTAGTATGTAGCGCAATAACTTTTTGTTATCTAACCTATTCTATTATGAAATCTATTCTCCAAACCTACGTAGAGAAAGAAATATGGTTACTAATACGAGATAAGTGGTATTTTGCTACTATCATCGGGGTTGTAGATGATTTGCTGTGGTTTAAACACAGAACTCACAACAAAGAGACAGAAGAAGATACTTTGTGGGAAATGGTGGTCAAAACCAGTGAAGTCATTGCCATTGATAAAGTTGTATCTGTGATGAGTAGAAAACCAGATGTATTTATGTCAAGGTTATTGGAAGCAGATAACACCACACATAATCACCAACAGGAACATGAAAAATAATTAGCTAATAATTAGCTGAATGATGGGATGGTAATTTATTAGTTACTGGATAAAGTATTGCCCAATGTGATAGCTTTGGTGAATTTGCGCCAGAGCGATCGCACTACTTTTTTCTGTTGGATTGAATGTAGAATAATAAAAGCCAAAAATGTATAGGCTAACCAGAAATGAAGACTTCTACCGATTTCTACCATTGCTGAATTTTGTGGGAAGATATCAGGTAAAAGAATACCAAAAAATTTGACATTATTACTTTTATAAGAGTTGGAAAGTAAGAAGCCAGCGATAGGAACAGCCCACATAAAGATATATAAACTGGTATGCAGGGCAACAGTTTTAAACCATTCGGTCGAAAATTTAGGAAATTTTTTTGTATATTTGCGCCACCAAACACGCAACAATACTAAAATTCGCCAAGTGAGTACAGCCATTGTTAAAGCGCCGATTGATTTATGAAAATCATAAAGAGAGGGACGAATAAAAACCTCTCTTGGCAACCTGGCCATAGATGTTCCAGTTACAAATAATATTAAATAACCAATTGACATCCACCAATGGATAGACATTAGGTGCTTAAATGCAGAATTTTGTCTGGGTTTAGAGGGTGTATTGACTGAGGACATAGATGATGATTGATTTTAATCTATGTTTATGAACAGTTGTAAATTTAGTTTAGCAAAGATTTAATTTATACGCCCGTGTTTTTGGGTTAAGGTTGATTTAAGGAAGTGGAGAATCTCACCAGCTAAGTACATAAAATATGCTAAACGGCTTTACAAGATAAAATTTAAATCATTTATCAGCATTTATCAGAAAAATGAATCGTGTATATACGTAATAAATGGTATACAGCTTTACATTCCTAAAAGAAATGATTGACAGCATTCAGGAAAGATGGCTGAACGACGCTAACCCGCAAGATAGCTTAAAGATGAATTGATACAGTAGAAGGATAGATATGATAGATATGATAAATACGTCAGATTAACTAGACGCTTGAAAGAAAGAAAATAACGTTTATTTATGCTAAAAACCTTATAGATAAAGGGGTATCGCTCTAAAAAATGGGATGCTCCCCTTTAGAGTTGCATATGGTATTGCTAAATCTAAGATTGAAGTTAATATTTAACTCAATGAAAGCAATTTATTTAGCTAAGTAATGTAACTAACTATGACCACAGTAAAACAAGCTAGATGGCAAGCTGCTCAATTGGCAGAGTCTCAATATTGGGATGGAATGAATATTACTGAACTGTTGAGGATATGCACTGAAAAACCAGATTTCTTGAGTATCCTTAGTCAGGAGCAGCTTCAATATCTATTTGATGATAAAGAAATTCTTGAAATTGGTGTGGGACCACTGGGAATTAGTCTTGCTTCCTTTTATCCAGAAAAACATAAAATCAAAAAATTAGTAAAGTTAGAGCCGTTAGCACGGACTTTAATAACGGAATCATCACTAATCCAACAGATATGGGCTAGACCATTTATTGATTGGATAAGTAGCCTTAGTGAAGAGGGTAATTACATTCAGAAATCTGGAGAACAAATGGAATATGAGGAAGAATTTGATACTGTTATTATTTATAATGTTTTAGATCATGTAAAAGATCCATTGTTAATTTTACGTAATGCTTATAAATCTATACGAAGCGGGGGACAAATATTAGTAGGGGTGGACTGTAGATCAATACTTGGACAAATTAAGTTTGAGTATATCTTGCGTAGGATAGCAAAGGATGAAATTTTAGTGAAAGCTCATCCACATACTTTTTTACATCACCAGGTTGTACAACTCTTAGAAGAGGCTGGATTTGATCACGTACAAACTATTGGTATTCCAAGCTTAATTCATATATTTATGGGTTCAAGTTTTAGACCTGCTTTTATTGCAGAAAAACGTAGATAAATACGTAAGAATTCAAATTTAAGGTTGTAAAATCAAAGAAGGAGCAAAAAGTTTTTACTCATACTAAGTTACCTTGTAATTACAGGGGAAACGCATCTAAATTTTATTGACAAAATACCGTTTTGATGCACAAACGAAGAAATCCCAATTTATAGTTTGATTGATTTTTTTAGAGTCATAGTGATGGACTAGAGCATTGTCAATAAGTAGGCATTAATGCGAATATTTTGCTCATTATTGAGATTAAATTGTCCTTATTGATAAGATGCGTTTCCCCTGCTTGTAATTACACAAATTTCACTCCTTCCAGTTCTTCATCACTCAACTCATACAACTTACGCAATTTTTCTAACCTATCTCCATCAGCTTGCCATAAACCGCGTCCCGATGCTTCTAACATTCTGCTGACAATATTTCTAAAAGCTTCTGGGTTGGCTTTGCGTAATTTTTCCGCCATTTCTGGATCTAAAGCATAGGTATCTGCGGCTTGTTCATAAACCCAATGATCTCGAAAATCAGCAGTTCCACCCCAACCTATTAACGCCGTCATGCGTTGGGAAATTTCAAAAGCACCTCCAGAACCTTGGTTAGCCATTGCATCAGCCCATTTAGGATTTAATAACTTAGTTCTGTACTCCATTCGTAATAAATCATCTAAATTTCTGGGGGTGGTATCCTTAGAAAAACTCTCTACAAAACTAGCTGTAACTTTTTTCCCGCTTTGCTGTTCTGCGGCTTTTTTCAAACCGCCGGTATTGGCATAATATTCCTGAATATCAGTTAAACCATATTCTACCGAATCTATTTCTTGAACAATGCGATCGCTCGTTTTTAATAATGTCTGTAAAACTTCCGGTCTAGCTTGTCCCTTATCCTGTCTACCATAACTAAACACATTGCGACTTTCCCAAGTTTTACCTAACTCATCCCCAGATTCCCAATTACCATCAACCACTCTATCATTAACCAAAGAACCAAAATCACCCGATGGATTAGAAAACAATCTCGCTGAAGAATTTTCCACACCTTGCGCTTTTAAAGACAAAGCATGTTTTCTAATAAAATTCTGTTCCTCTGGTTCATCAGCATCCGCAGCACGTTGAAATAAATCATCCAATAATTCAATGATATTCACAAAACTATCACGGAAAATACCTGATAGATTTCCTAACACATCAATTCTCGGATGTCCCACTTCAGAAAGAGGTTTCAAATCATATCTTACTATTCTTCCAGTTCCTTCCTTCACAGGTTCAGCACCAACTAATTCTAAGAGAATACCAAGAGACTCACCCTTAGTTTTAATAGCATCCAAACCCCATAATAAAACCGCCACAGTTTCCGGATATTTCTTATTTTCGTCTAAATGTTGATCAATAATTTTCTTAGCGATTTCTCTACCTCTTTCAAAAGCAGCAGGAGAAGGCATTCTATAAGGATCTAAAGCGTGAATATTGCGTCCTGTTGGTAAAACACCCGCACCATCTCTTAATAAATCCCCACCAGGTGCAGGAGGAATAAACTCACCATTTAAACCCCGCAAAAGATTAGTTAACTCATCAGTAGACTGATTTAATAACCTTGTAATTTCCTTTCTTTCTTCTTCTCTTCCTTCTTCCTCTCTTCCTTCGTGTTCTTCGTCCCTACCCTGCGGGAACTGCTTCGCAGAACGTGGTTCATTCTCTCCCCCAAAATAAGCATCCAAATAACCAGTTAACTCCTCCTGATTTGGTGCTTCTCCCAAAACGTGCAAACCACAAGAAAAGAGACGATTTTCTAGAACCTGCAAATACTCATACAACTTCACCAAATAATGATCAAAAGCATGACCACTAAACATCCTCACATTTTCCGGTGTAAACGGAATACCTAATTTTTTAGCATCATCAAAAGGACAATCTACCTCCAAACCAGTATCAACAATTTTCTTACAAATCCCTTCCTTCAGCACATAATTTTTTTGTGGATCTTCCCGATACTCAGAAATTAAATCTCGTAAATTTACCAACTCCTTATATAAACCAGCGCGACCATAAGGTGGTACATTGTGAGAAATCAACACACCATAACCGCGACGTTTAGCTAAAATTGATTCCGAGGGATTATTCGCAGCATAGATATATAAATTGGGTAGATTTCCTAACAAAATATCCGACCAGGAATAACCAGTATTTCCTAGAGGTGAACCCGGCAACCATTCCACAGTTCCGTGCATTCCAAAATGAACAATAGCATCAGCTTGAAAATCATTTTGCAACCATTTATAATAAGCTGCATATTGGGGATGAGGAGTTAAATCTCTCTCAAACATTAACCGCATTGGATCACCTTGAATCCCCAAAGGTGGCTGGACACCAATCCAAATATTTCCTAACTGCACACCACCAATATGTAGTTCCTCACCGTAGGTTTTAATTCCCGTACCTGTTAAAGATTTCCATTGTTTTTCAATGCGAGAAGTGCGGAGATATCCTAACCATTTTTCCAATTTACGTGCATTAACAGTATTAGCTGATGTCGGGAAAGGTTTATTTTCTGCCCATGTTTCCATTTCTTCATCTACTGCTTTAACTTGGCGAATTAATTCTTCTCCATCTTCAGGAATTTCACCAACTGTATAACCTTGTGCTTTGAGTGCATGAAGTAATTTAATTAAACTGCGAGGAACGTTTAATAATGCAGCAGTTCCTACCGCCCCATAACCAGGAGGAAACCCATATAAAATGATGGCGATTTTTCTTGCTGCTGCTGGTTTTTTTCGGAGAGAAACCCAGCTTTTTACCCTAGCAATTAAACGCTGTACTCGTTCAGGAACTAAATAAATATTTTCGCCTACTAAACCACCAAGGGGAATAGTATCAATTGCCCCATCTAATTCTGGTAAGGCATATAATACAACACTTTGTAAACCGCCAATTCCTTGACGAGTCCATGAATAAATATCTTGAATTAATAAAGGTGCAGCAACAATATAAGGGATATTTTTAGCTGTAAGAATGCGTTTAGCTACTTCTATTTGTCGTCCTGCTTCCATTGAACCAGCAGGGCCACCAACTAAGGGGAAACCAATGGTAGAAATTATCGCATCAACTTTGACTGCTTCGGGAGAAAGAGACGGAGTTTCAATATTTCCTTGTTGACGTTGTTGGGTTTCATAGTCGGTTGTCATCCAGTCTCGTACCGCTACATGACCTTCTACACCGTTGATAAAAATTGGTAAAGGTATTAAACCCGCTGCTTCAAATTTTCTAATTAGTTGGGGAATATAATTCTGTTTAGTAATGACGTGCTTTCTATAAAGTAAAATTCCAATAACTGGTGAATTCTTTCTTCCCTGTTCCCTGTTCCCTGTTCCCTGTTCCCTTCTTTGATACCATAGTAAATACTCACGTGGTGATGTAAAAAACCCTTGATAGTCTGGATGCAGTAAGCCCATGTTGGGGGTTTCAATAGGTGGGGGGATGTCACCGACTTTTAAATCTAAGTATTTTTCCGCAAGTATCCAGAATAAAGCAGCGACGTTTTCTGTTCCTCCTGCGTTCCAGTATCCGTAGATAATTAACCAGTTGCGTAAGTCTTGGACTTTCTGCACTGGGACGAATTTTAATAACTTGGGTCCGATTTTCAGGAAACTGATGTAACCAGCGAGTTTGTCTTCTTCTTTACCATTGCTAAATTTGTCAAGGATGAATTTAACGGGTTTTGGCATTCCTTTGGGTTTATCACCGATGGAAAATGCGCCTATCTTGGTTAAACTCATTAATTCTAGTGCTGACTCGAAAATAAGCCGGATAGGGATAGTAGAGATATGTTCCCGCAACCACAAAACTTGCTCATAGTCAAATATTAAGCTGCCAAAAAACACATCTGCACCTTGGAGTGCTGTTTTCACCTCATCGCGCTTGGTGGTAATATCGCGATCGCTAAACACCCGAATATCTAACTCAGGACAGCGAGAACTAGCCAAAAAAGCCGCTTTTCTGTACAAGTCAGCGTTAAACGATTCAAAACCAGCTATCAAGACTATGCGTTTCATGCCACTCAGTTACGAAATCTTTCTTTACTTTGATCTTAAACATTGTTATGGGCTAATGGGGGGAATATCTACCTAGAGAGTAAAATATTTTTTTTACGGAAATTGGAAATATACAAGTTATATTGTGATTACATAAATATCTAGTTACTGCCAATTTTCACCAATTATGATATGTGATATTATAATTTTGTGTTTTCTAACTAGAAAAAACACCCAAGAAAGCAGCTTTTCTTAACTCATATTTTGTGAAAGTAATTTGAGGATACACCATGAAATTTGGAATTGATATGGGGCATAATTGCCCTCCAGATACTGGAGCCAGTGGAATTAAATTTGAGGATAAATTAACTAAAGAAGTAGGTACTAAAGTTATAGCTAAGTTAGAAAGCTTAGGTCATACAGCAATATCTTGTACACCAAATAGTGCGACTTCAGTAGGTCAATCTCTCGGCAGACGTTGTGATATAGCTAATAGGAACAAAGTCGATGTTTTTGTTTCTATTCATTTTAATGCCTTTAATGGCAAAGCTAATGGTACTGAAGTATTTGCCATGAGTGATTCTGGCAAGAAAATCGCCCAACCTGTATTAAATGAAATTATTCAGTTAGGATTTTTTAATCGCGGTGTCAAGAATGGTTCTCACTTGTACGTGATTAGAAATACAAATATGACAGGAATTCTCATAGAATGTTGCTTTATAGATTCAGCCAAAGATATGCAACTCTATGATGGTGAAGCAATGGCCAATGCTATTGTTAAAGGGTTAACGGGTAAAGTAACAGTAGCATCTGCCCCTGTGAACACAGTCCGAGATGAGGAACAGAATACAGATACCAGTATTCTACGACTACAAAAAGCCTTAAATCAACTGCAAATAACTGATAGAAATAATAGGCGTTTGGTTGAAGATAACTTTACCGGACCTGCAACAACTTCTGCTGTAGAAAAGTTTCAGAGGGTTGTAGGAATTATCCCGACGGGAATGGCAACTAGCACCACATGGAATGCCATCAATCAGATACTATCAAAACGATTAGTCCAAGGAAGTCAAACCAGTGGACCGATAATGAGATACTTGCAATATCGTGTAGGTGCTACTCCAGATGGTATTTATGGTTCTCAGACAGAAGCAGCAATTAAGAGATTTCAGCAGCAAAATGGTTTAACGCCTGATGGAATTGTCGGGGCAATGACTTGGCAGAAATTAATTGGTTAGCTTGACTAACCCCTTTATTCTTGAGTCTAGAGACGTTATATATATAGAACGTCTCTACACCTAATTCATACTTCAGAGCAATTCTCCATTTTGGATTTCTGGATTTACGATTGAAGATTGCAATGGTTGTAGTACAGTTAAATGAAATTGATGTTTAGTTTCAGCTTTCAGATACTTTTCTTGAATTGGTCGCCACTGCTGCCATAACTGGTAACGGTTGGCAGCTAATAAAGTTATTATTCCACTAATTTGCTTATTAATTTCTGATTTAAAAATATTCTCAAGCCATTCATTTAAAACCATGCTATCTTGCAGATTACCCAAAGTTTCTTGTATATGTTTTACTTGTGAAATATGTGCTGCAAAAGATTCACCGTATAAATCAGTAAATAATTCCATCTGATAGCGAACTCTTTTGGCTTGTTTTCGCAAATCATGAAGAGTTTCACCTTGAGTTTTGAGATGTTGTTCTAACTGTTCCGGTGTCCAGTTGCTTTGAACAATCACTTCTGAGTTTACAACTTTAGTCCCAATCATCCATCCAGGATGCAATAAAAATTTACTGACTTCTGGTAACAGTAAATCAGGTAGCACTTGTTGAATGGGTAAAGATGCTAATGGTTGATAAATAGGTTTTTCTACCCATTGCTGAAGGTCTTTTTTGAAAGATTTATAATTTTCATCCTTTAATGTTTTTTGAACATGAGAAAAAGCAGCTTCACGTTGTTTAGCTAAAGCAGAGAAAGCTATTTCTAAATATGCTTGTTCTTGCTGTAATAAATGTGGTTTATAATTATTTTCTAGTATCTCTTTGAGGACATCTAAATCTCTGAGATTTCCTAGTATTCCGGCAATTTTACCAATATTTTTATCGCTGGCAGACTTGGGTAGATTTAAAGATAGCTGAAACCGACTCACTGCTGTACGTAGACGACGCATTCCTACACGCATTTGGTGTAGTCCTTCCGGATCTTCGTCTTTCTTAACTGATTTTTCCCACTTTAGGGTTTTGTGAAAGTGTTTTTCGATTGCTTGAT
This genomic interval from Anabaena sphaerica FACHB-251 contains the following:
- a CDS encoding DUF1194 domain-containing protein — protein: MSANMKISNLFRGTLVAVTCGLSVVAISTSASAAQTLVDLELSLLTDVSGSVVLSEFNLLKQGYVNAFANPDLFNNFISKGQYGKIAVNYIYWSGASEQQETIGWTLIDSVAASQNFANLINTAARPFSGLTAPGSAINFATPKFFNNAFDGTRQVIDVAGDGAQNAGANTLAARNAALAAGVDAINGIIIGGESGLANFYQNNIVGGINADGSPAFLKTATNFQTFGEAIDQKLKAEIKPTTVPEPASLIGILGLGAFGVTSLRKRKQTAI
- a CDS encoding SirB1 family protein yields the protein MNFSSARQHFYQEIQQPDESINLARAALYIAQEEYPDLEPEEYLNSLDTMATELEERLPSSRYPLRIIQNINQYLYDELGFTGNKIDYYDPRNSFFNDVIERRTGIPITLGLVYIEVAKRLNFPMVGIGMPGHFLIRPDVADIEIFVDAFNGGEVMFPQDCQERLSQIYQQAVILKPEFLAVVSKRHFLARMLTNLKYIYLKQQDLEKTLAVVERILLLFPGVSLELRDRGLLYYQLGYFTQAVEDLQSYLTKVPDAEDADVIRQLLSKLGKK
- a CDS encoding cytochrome b, with protein sequence MSSVNTPSKPRQNSAFKHLMSIHWWMSIGYLILFVTGTSMARLPREVFIRPSLYDFHKSIGALTMAVLTWRILVLLRVWWRKYTKKFPKFSTEWFKTVALHTSLYIFMWAVPIAGFLLSNSYKSNNVKFFGILLPDIFPQNSAMVEIGRSLHFWLAYTFLAFIILHSIQQKKVVRSLWRKFTKAITLGNTLSSN
- a CDS encoding class I SAM-dependent methyltransferase encodes the protein MTTVKQARWQAAQLAESQYWDGMNITELLRICTEKPDFLSILSQEQLQYLFDDKEILEIGVGPLGISLASFYPEKHKIKKLVKLEPLARTLITESSLIQQIWARPFIDWISSLSEEGNYIQKSGEQMEYEEEFDTVIIYNVLDHVKDPLLILRNAYKSIRSGGQILVGVDCRSILGQIKFEYILRRIAKDEILVKAHPHTFLHHQVVQLLEEAGFDHVQTIGIPSLIHIFMGSSFRPAFIAEKRR
- the bchH gene encoding magnesium chelatase subunit H, with the translated sequence MKRIVLIAGFESFNADLYRKAAFLASSRCPELDIRVFSDRDITTKRDEVKTALQGADVFFGSLIFDYEQVLWLREHISTIPIRLIFESALELMSLTKIGAFSIGDKPKGMPKPVKFILDKFSNGKEEDKLAGYISFLKIGPKLLKFVPVQKVQDLRNWLIIYGYWNAGGTENVAALFWILAEKYLDLKVGDIPPPIETPNMGLLHPDYQGFFTSPREYLLWYQRREQGTGNREQGRKNSPVIGILLYRKHVITKQNYIPQLIRKFEAAGLIPLPIFINGVEGHVAVRDWMTTDYETQQRQQGNIETPSLSPEAVKVDAIISTIGFPLVGGPAGSMEAGRQIEVAKRILTAKNIPYIVAAPLLIQDIYSWTRQGIGGLQSVVLYALPELDGAIDTIPLGGLVGENIYLVPERVQRLIARVKSWVSLRKKPAAARKIAIILYGFPPGYGAVGTAALLNVPRSLIKLLHALKAQGYTVGEIPEDGEELIRQVKAVDEEMETWAENKPFPTSANTVNARKLEKWLGYLRTSRIEKQWKSLTGTGIKTYGEELHIGGVQLGNIWIGVQPPLGIQGDPMRLMFERDLTPHPQYAAYYKWLQNDFQADAIVHFGMHGTVEWLPGSPLGNTGYSWSDILLGNLPNLYIYAANNPSESILAKRRGYGVLISHNVPPYGRAGLYKELVNLRDLISEYREDPQKNYVLKEGICKKIVDTGLEVDCPFDDAKKLGIPFTPENVRMFSGHAFDHYLVKLYEYLQVLENRLFSCGLHVLGEAPNQEELTGYLDAYFGGENEPRSAKQFPQGRDEEHEGREEEGREEERKEITRLLNQSTDELTNLLRGLNGEFIPPAPGGDLLRDGAGVLPTGRNIHALDPYRMPSPAAFERGREIAKKIIDQHLDENKKYPETVAVLLWGLDAIKTKGESLGILLELVGAEPVKEGTGRIVRYDLKPLSEVGHPRIDVLGNLSGIFRDSFVNIIELLDDLFQRAADADEPEEQNFIRKHALSLKAQGVENSSARLFSNPSGDFGSLVNDRVVDGNWESGDELGKTWESRNVFSYGRQDKGQARPEVLQTLLKTSDRIVQEIDSVEYGLTDIQEYYANTGGLKKAAEQQSGKKVTASFVESFSKDTTPRNLDDLLRMEYRTKLLNPKWADAMANQGSGGAFEISQRMTALIGWGGTADFRDHWVYEQAADTYALDPEMAEKLRKANPEAFRNIVSRMLEASGRGLWQADGDRLEKLRKLYELSDEELEGVKFV
- a CDS encoding N-acetylmuramoyl-L-alanine amidase, with amino-acid sequence MKFGIDMGHNCPPDTGASGIKFEDKLTKEVGTKVIAKLESLGHTAISCTPNSATSVGQSLGRRCDIANRNKVDVFVSIHFNAFNGKANGTEVFAMSDSGKKIAQPVLNEIIQLGFFNRGVKNGSHLYVIRNTNMTGILIECCFIDSAKDMQLYDGEAMANAIVKGLTGKVTVASAPVNTVRDEEQNTDTSILRLQKALNQLQITDRNNRRLVEDNFTGPATTSAVEKFQRVVGIIPTGMATSTTWNAINQILSKRLVQGSQTSGPIMRYLQYRVGATPDGIYGSQTEAAIKRFQQQNGLTPDGIVGAMTWQKLIG
- a CDS encoding CHAD domain-containing protein, whose protein sequence is MNLDTKTTIKTLGDCAYQAIEKHFHKTLKWEKSVKKDEDPEGLHQMRVGMRRLRTAVSRFQLSLNLPKSASDKNIGKIAGILGNLRDLDVLKEILENNYKPHLLQQEQAYLEIAFSALAKQREAAFSHVQKTLKDENYKSFKKDLQQWVEKPIYQPLASLPIQQVLPDLLLPEVSKFLLHPGWMIGTKVVNSEVIVQSNWTPEQLEQHLKTQGETLHDLRKQAKRVRYQMELFTDLYGESFAAHISQVKHIQETLGNLQDSMVLNEWLENIFKSEINKQISGIITLLAANRYQLWQQWRPIQEKYLKAETKHQFHLTVLQPLQSSIVNPEIQNGELL